A single region of the Microbulbifer sp. MKSA007 genome encodes:
- a CDS encoding transposase encodes MPNFKRYDYNQDAMVIINFEEQLQPETFEFTLHHLIDDHIDLSVFHKKYQNDSGGRTAYDPAILLKIILFAYSKGITSSREIQWQCENNILFKALSCDTVPHFTSIASFVSSYPDAIESVFEQVLLVCDQQGLLGNELFAIDGCKMPSNASKEHSGTFKELEQKQEKILKKIKYCLKEHKRLDGRKPNEKERKQAVA; translated from the coding sequence ATGCCCAATTTCAAACGTTACGATTACAACCAAGATGCAATGGTAATCATCAATTTCGAAGAGCAACTACAACCTGAAACCTTTGAGTTTACACTTCATCATCTGATTGATGACCATATCGACCTCTCTGTCTTCCATAAAAAATATCAAAATGATAGCGGCGGGCGAACCGCTTATGATCCAGCTATCCTCCTGAAAATCATATTGTTTGCTTACTCAAAAGGCATTACCTCAAGCCGTGAAATTCAATGGCAATGTGAGAACAATATCCTCTTCAAAGCACTGTCATGCGATACCGTTCCACATTTTACTAGTATTGCGAGTTTCGTAAGCAGTTATCCTGATGCGATTGAGTCGGTGTTTGAGCAAGTGTTACTGGTCTGCGATCAGCAGGGGCTGCTTGGCAACGAACTTTTCGCAATAGATGGATGCAAGATGCCATCCAATGCCAGCAAAGAACATTCGGGAACTTTTAAAGAACTAGAACAGAAGCAGGAAAAAATTCTCAAGAAGATCAAATATTGTCTCAAAGAGCACAAGAGGCTTGATGGCAGGAAGCCTAATGAAAAAGAGCGAAAACAAGCGGTAGCTTAA
- a CDS encoding transposase has translation MHNRVLQNIFSAYSGYLSKTAQPLKNLKAISSIQECRTKSMGSSYYRCKHNHVTEQHHSCRHRSCPLCSGRKQLQWVDQQRRKLFDTEHFHVVFTIPHEYLPLWQYNEEKLTDILFLSSKETLFELMASKDYHGVTPGMLMALHTWGRQLTLHPHIHCLITAGGLTLREKWKETGEYLLPVRVVKSLYRGKFQALLLEQYRAGLLKLPPSWSIGQFDILFKACYRKEWSVRIQERYEHGQGVLLYFSRYIKGGPLKPKQILNVDHKGLDFRYFDHRDQRRKQLRLKPQEFLRRVLQHIPPIGKHMVRSYGLYAGCNKKKHDLCSNQVGLMKDQRLPAGLQIQDLMVECGQCHESTKLTGRVWSKAKKGISFIKGAARQDSAGGNVQHGDEPDTAGMGLFSSA, from the coding sequence ATGCATAACCGGGTATTGCAAAATATATTTTCTGCGTACAGTGGTTATTTATCTAAAACTGCGCAACCACTAAAAAATTTAAAGGCTATCTCCTCGATACAAGAATGCCGTACAAAATCGATGGGAAGCAGTTATTATCGTTGTAAGCACAACCATGTCACTGAACAGCATCATTCTTGTAGGCATAGAAGTTGCCCCCTCTGCTCAGGCAGAAAACAGCTCCAGTGGGTTGATCAGCAGCGTCGTAAATTATTTGATACAGAACATTTTCATGTGGTCTTTACTATACCTCATGAGTATCTGCCGTTATGGCAATACAACGAAGAGAAGCTTACAGATATACTCTTTTTGTCGAGTAAAGAAACCCTGTTTGAATTAATGGCGAGTAAAGACTATCACGGAGTAACTCCCGGGATGCTTATGGCTCTGCATACTTGGGGAAGACAGTTAACTTTACATCCCCATATACACTGTTTGATAACTGCTGGCGGCTTGACTTTAAGGGAAAAATGGAAAGAAACAGGTGAATATTTATTGCCTGTGCGAGTGGTTAAGAGTCTTTATAGGGGAAAATTTCAAGCGCTTTTATTAGAACAGTATCGTGCCGGGTTACTCAAGCTTCCTCCCAGTTGGTCAATTGGCCAGTTTGATATCCTCTTTAAAGCTTGCTATCGCAAGGAATGGTCGGTTCGTATTCAAGAACGGTATGAGCATGGTCAAGGCGTTCTGCTGTATTTTTCACGCTACATCAAAGGTGGCCCGCTTAAGCCAAAGCAGATATTAAACGTGGATCATAAGGGGCTGGATTTTCGTTATTTTGATCACCGTGACCAGCGACGTAAGCAACTTCGGTTAAAGCCTCAGGAGTTCTTAAGACGTGTCTTGCAGCACATACCTCCAATAGGAAAACACATGGTACGGAGTTATGGATTATATGCTGGGTGCAATAAGAAAAAGCACGATCTATGTAGTAATCAAGTGGGTTTAATGAAAGATCAACGACTCCCAGCTGGATTGCAAATCCAAGATCTGATGGTAGAGTGTGGGCAGTGCCATGAATCTACAAAGTTGACTGGCCGAGTGTGGTCTAAGGCGAAAAAAGGAATTTCCTTTATAAAGGGGGCGGCTCGGCAAGATAGTGCCGGCGGGAATGTACAACATGGCGATGAACCAGACACTGCAGGAATGGGCCTCTTTAGTTCGGCCTAA